AGTCGACGTGGAACGCGCCCTCCCTGTCCACCCGGTGGTAGGTGTGCGCGCCGAAGTAGTCGCGCAGCCCCTGCACCAGCGCCGCGGGCAGCCGGTCCCTGCGCAGCCCGTCGTAGTAGGCCAGCGCGGAGGAGAAGCCAGGGGTCGGCACCCCGATCTTCACCGCCGTGGTCACCACCCGCCGCCACGCCTCCTGCGCGGTCGCGAGCGCTCCGGCGAACCCCTCGTCGGCCAGCAGCGTGGCCAGCGAAGGGTCGGCGTCGTAGGCGGCGCGGATCCGGTCGAGGAAGCGGGCCCTGATGATGCAGCCGCCGCGCCAGATCGTGGCCATCGCGCCGAGGTCGACGTCCCAGCCGTACTCCTTCGAGGCCGCGGCCATCTGGTCGAACCCCTGGGCGTAGGCGACGATCTTGGAGGCGTACAGCGCCTGCCGTACGTCCTCGACCAGTTCCTTGCCCGCCACCCCCGCCAGCGTCGGGCCTTCGAGGCCGCGGGCGGCCGCGCGCTGGACGGGGTGGCCCGACAGGGCGCGGGCGAAGACCGCCTCGGCGATTCCGGTGACGGGGACGCCGAGCTCCAGGGCGCTCTGCACGGTCCAGCGGCCGGTGCCCTTCTGCTCGGCCTGGTCCACCACCACGTCGACGAAGGGGCGGCCGGTGTCGGCGTCGACCTGGTCGAGCACCTCGGCGGTGATCTCGATGAGGTAGGAGCCGAGGTCGCCCTCGTTCCACTCCCTGAAGATCTGCGCCAGCTCGGCGGGGGTGGCGCCGAGCGCCTGGCGCAGCAGGTCGTAGGACTCGGCGATGAGCTGCATGTCGGCGTACTCGATGCCGTTGTGCACCATCTTCACGAAGTGTCCCGCGCCGTCGGGCCCGACGTAGGTCGCACACGGGACGCCGTCCACCTGGGCCGCGATGCTCTCCAGCATGGGGCCCAGCGCCTCGTAGGACTCCCGCGAGCCGCCCGGCATGATGCTCGGGCCGAGCAGCGCGCCCTCCTCGCCGCCGGAGATGCCGGCGCCGACGAAGTGGATGCCGCGCTCGCGCAGCGCCGCCTCCCTGCGCCTGGTGTCCTCGAAGTGGGCGTTGCCGCCGTCGACGATCATGTCGCCCGGCTCCATCAGGTCGGCCAGCTGGTCGATCACCGCGTCGGTGCCCGCACCGGCCTTCACCATGATGATCGCCCTGCGCGGTCGTTTCAGCGAGGCCACGAAGGCGGCCAGATCCTCGGACGGCAGGAACGTGCCCTCGCCCCCGAACTCCTTGACCAGCGCCTCCGTACGGCTGTGCGAGCGGTTGTGCACCGCGACCGCGTAACCGTGGCGGGCGAAGTTGCGGGCAAGGTTGCGGCCCATCGTGGCCAGCCCCGTCACGCCGATGTCTGCCAAGTCCATGTCAGCTCCTGTTCGCGGAAAAGAGACGCGGAAGGTGTCGCGGAGAGGTACGCGTCCCTCAGAAGATCGGTTCGACGCCCTGCGGTTATTCCCTCAGGCGCACGCCCAGCTCGTCGAGCCTGTTGAGCATGTCGGCCGGGTCGGCGTAGACGCGGAAGGCGCCCGAGCGTTCGAGCTCGTCCCTGCCGTACCCGCCGGACTGCAGGCCGATGCCCAGCGCGCCCGCCCTTCTTGCGGCCAGCAGGTCCCAGACGCTGTCGCCGACGACCATCGCATGGCGGGGGTCGATGCCGAGCAGGGCGGCTCCGGCCAGGAAGAGGTCGGGGTCGGGCTTGGCCCGCCGTACCAGGTCGCGGGTGACCATCGGGGTGTCCTCGGGCAGCTTGAGCATGCCCAGGGCCCTGCGGGCGGTCTGCGCGTAGCCGCTGGTGGCGATGGCCCAGGGGACCTGGCGCTGGGTCAGCTCGCGCAGCAGCTCGACCGCGCCGGGCAGGGGCCGCACCGTGTCGAGCTGCTCCAGGTAGGCGGCGGCGTGCGCCTGCTGCAGGTCGTCGATCTGCGTCTGGGTGAGGCTGAGGCCCGTCTCCCTGAGCAGGGCGGTGACGAACAGGCCGCCGCTCATGCCGATCCTGCGGTGGATCCGCCACACCGACAGGTCGACGCCCATCCCGGACAGCGCGCCGCGCCAGGCGATGACGTGCTGGTAGACGCTGTCGATGAGGGTGCCGTCGAGGTCGAAGAGGAAGGCGGGGCCCGGTGGTGCGGTGTAGTCCATCCGTCCATTGTGGTCACGCCACATCGGGACGATGCGGCCGGGTGGAACGCACGCCGCACTCGTGTGACACGCTGGAGTCATGCGTGTGCTGATCGCGGGTGGACACGGCAAGATCGCGCTCCTGCTGGAGCGGAGGCTGGCCGAACGGGGCGACCAGGCCGTGGGGCTGGTCCGCAATCCCGGCCATCGGGCCGACGTGGAGGCGGCGGGCGGCGAGGCCGTCGTCTGCGACCTGGAGCGCGCCTCGGCCGAGGAGGTGGCCAAGCTGCTCGACGGCGCCGACGCGGTCGTCTTCGCGGCGGGCGCGGGTCCCGGCAGCGGGGCGGCCCGCAAGGACACCGTCGACAGGGCCGCCTCGGTGCTGCTGGCCGAGGCCGCCGAGCGCGCGGGCGTGCGCAGGTTCGTGCAGATCTCCTCGATGGGCGCGGGCGCGCCGCCGAGCCCCGGCTCCGACGAGGTGTGGGCGGCCTACATCACGGCCAAGACCGCCGCCGAGGACGACCTGCGCGGCCGCGACCTCGACTGGACGATCGTCAGGCCGGGCGGGCTGACCGACGACTCCGGTGGCGGAGGGGTGCTGCTCGCGCCGCCGCCGGTGCCCAGGGGCACCGTCGCGCGCGCCGACGTGGCGGCCGTGGTGGCGGCGCTGCTCGACGAGCCCGGCACCGCCGGGATGACGCTGGAGCTGGTCGAGGGCGACGTGCCCGTCGAGAGGGCGGTTCGGGCACTCTAGGAGGTGTGACTGAATACCGCGTACTCGGAAGAACCGGTCTCAAGGTCAGCCCGCTCTGCCTCGGCGCCATGATGTTCGGCGGATGGGGCGAGCATTCCGTGGAGGAGTCCACCAGGATCATCGAGCGCGCCCTCGACTCGGGCGTCAACTTCATCGACACCGCCGACGTCTACTCCCAGGGACAGTCGGAGGAGATCGTCGGCCAGGCCCTGGCCAAGTCGGGCCGGCGCGACGAGGTGGTGCTGGCCACCAAGGTGCACGGCGTGATGGGGGAGGGGCCCAACCAGAGGGGCAACTCCAGGCGCTGGATCTTCCAGGCCGTCGAGGACAGCCTGCGCCGCCTGGGCACCGACTGGATCGACCTCTACCAGATCCACCGGCCCGACCCGGCGACGGACATCGAGGAGACGCTCGGCGCGCTCACCGACCTCGTGCGGCAGGGCAAGGTGCGCTACATCGGCAGCTCCACCTTCCCCGCCCACCAGCTGGTCGAGGCGCACTGGGCGGCCGAGCGCCGCGGCCTGGAGCGGTTCGTGTGCGAGCAGCCGCCCTACTCGCTGCTGGTGCGCGGCATCGAGGCCGACGTGCTGCCGGTGGTCGAGAAGTACGGCATGGGCGCCATCGTGTGGAGTCCCCTCGCGGGCGGCTGGCTGTCGGGCCGCTACCGCCGGGGCGTCGAGCCGCCGCAGTCGCTCAGGGCCGCTCGCATCCCCGAGCGCTACGACCTGTCGCTGCCCGCCAACCAGCGCAAGCTGGAGGTCGTGGAGCAGCTGGCGGTGCTGGCGGAGGAGGCGGGCCTGACGCTGATCCACCTGGCCCTCGCGTTCACACTGCGGCATCCGGGGGTGACCTCGGCCATCGTCGGGCCGAGGACCATGGAGCACCTGGAGGGCCAGCTGGGCGCCGACGAGATACGGCTGAGCGACGACGTGCTCGACAGGATCGACGAGATCGTCCCGCCCGGCGTCACGGTGAACGCGGGCGACAGCGGCTGGCGCCCACCCGCCCTGGTCGAGGCGCGCCTGCGCCGCCGTCCCTGACTATGCCTCGTGCCCGGCCGCGGGGAACATCCGGGTGATCAAGGAGCGGGGGTCTGGGCCGCGTGGACGGCGGCGACCTTCACCTCGAGCTCGCCGCCGCTCACCCCGACCTCCACGCTCCGTGAGCTGTGACGTCCACGTCGGGCGCGCCCCGCCCCGCGGCGATCTGGACGGCTTTGGCGAGCAGCTGTCTGGCGGGGTCGCTGAGCAGCTTGCCGACGTCGACCCGCTGCACGCTGGGCCGGGTGGGCGGCCAGGCCTCCATACCGCCGAACACCCTGCCGCTGAGCTGCTCGAACCCTCTGAATGGGTCACCGAAGAAGGACCCGAATGGCGTATCCGGCATAAAGGGCCCGTTACCTGACATTTCCCCGCACAAGCCCCAGCCCGCGGCAAAGCTGTTCTGGTAGACATGGCGGATGCGAATCACGCCCTGGCTGGCCGTGGCGGCCGCCGTCCCCCTTCTGGCGGGCACTCCCGCGCTGGCCTCGACGCCGCCCAAGACGCCCCCGGGGACGACGGCGGGCTACGTGGTCTTCGACAGGGTGGCAGGGAAGATCGTCGCGCATCGGCTCGCGCACCGGGCGTTCAGGTCCGCGTCCGTGATCAAGATCCTCATCGCGATCGACTTTCTCGAGCGGACGGCCAGGCCGTCCGCCCGCGACCTCGACCAGCTCAAGATCATGCTGCGCTCCAGCGACGACGACGCAGCCTCCGCGTTCTGGGACCGCGGCGGCAAGGGCGCGATCGTGACCAGGACGGCGAAGCGGCTCGGCCTGGCCGACACCCTCCCGCCGCCCGCGCACAAGCCCGGATTCTGGGGATACACGTCGCTGAGCGCCTACGACGTGGCGAGAACCTACAGGTACCTGATGGACAGGGCGGCGCCGAGGGTGCGCGACCTGATCGTCGGGCACCTGCGGCAGGCAACGCCCTGCGGCAGCGACGGCTTCGACCAGACCTTCGGCATCCCGAGCGGCGTGCCCCGCCCCTGGGCGGTCAAGCAGGGCTGGTCGGGCTTCGGGACCGTGCCGCCGGTGAAGTGCTCGCGGAAGGCGGCGGGCGGGGCGCTCGTCACGCCCGCCGGCCCCGCCACTTCTGTCACGCGGCCAGGGGTCCCCGATCTCGGCCGGCCCGTGCTGCACACCTCGGGGCTGGTCGGCAAGGACGACCGGCTGATCCTGGTGCTGCTCACCGCGCATCCAGCCGGCAGCGGCTGGCACGACTCGGTGAAGCGCACCACCACGCTGGCCCGCGACCTCTACCTGAGCGTCTCCAGGTAGGCGGCGTACACCTTCTTCGGCACCGCCATCCGCCACGCCTCCGTCACCAGCTCGCGCATCTCGGGCTCGTCGAGGGCGGCCATCCGCGCCTGCACCCAGTGGAAGCGAAGGTCGCTCTCGCCCGGCATGAGGAACTTCTCGGGCTCGGCCGCCACCAGGGCCGCCCGCTCCTCCTTGGGGAAGCCGAACCCCATGATCGTCTCGTCCCTGGAGAAGGCGACGTAGACGATGGAGCCCACGCGGAACTTCACGCGATCGCGGATCAGGTGCTCGGAGGAGCGGGGAAACGTCGACGCCAGGCGGCGTACATCCTCGACCGTGACCATCCCCACAATCTAGCGGTCCGCCCCGACACTCCGGCGGGGGCTGATGTCGCCTCATGTCCGGTTTCGGCGCCGCCCATGCGGGCAGTCGCGATTCATGAGAGTCATCGTGGTCGGCGCGACGGGCAACGTCGGGACCAGCGTGCTGCAGTCGCTCGAGTCCGAGAGCCGCGTCACCTCCGTGGTCGGCATCGCGCGTCGCAGGCCGAGGTGGAGTCCGGGCTCGAAGACGAGCTGGCACACCGCCGACGTGGCCGAGGACGACCTGACAGGGGTGTTCGAGGGCGCCGACGCCGTGGTGCACCTGGCCTGGCTGTTCCAGCCGACGCGCGATCCTGTGACGACGTGGCGGGCCAACGTTCTCGGCAGCATGGCCGTCTTCCGCTCCGTCGCCCAGGCGCGGGTCCCCGCGCTGATCCACGCCTCGTCCGTGGGCGCCTACTCGCCGGGGCCGAAGGACCGGCCCGTGGACGAGAGCTGGCCCACCCACGGCTGGCCGCGCGCCGCCTACGGCAGGGAGAAGGCCTACGTCGAACGCGTCCTCGACCTGTTCGAACGCGACCACCCTACGATCAGGGTGGTGAGGATGCGTCCCGCGTTCATCTTCAAGAGGGAGTCGGCCAGCGAGCAGCGACGGCTTTTCGGCGGGCCGTTCGTGCCCGGCAGGCTGGTGCGCCGCATGCCGCTCATCCCCGACATCCCTGGACTGCGGGTGCAGGCCCTGCACACCTCCGACGCCGCCCAGGCCTACCGCCTCGCCGTCATCTCCGACGTCTCCGGGGCCTTCAACCTGGCCGCCGAGCCGGTCCTCGGCCCCGCCGAGCTGGCCGACCTGTTCGGCGCGCGCCTCGTCCCGCTCTCGCCGTGGCTGGCCAGGACCGCCGTCGCGGCGGGCTGGCACGCGCGCCTCATCCCCTCCTCGCCGGGCCTGCTCGAGATGGCGCTCAACCTGCCGGTCATGGACACCACCAGGGCCCGCACCGTGCTCGGCTGGCAGCCCCAGTACGGCGCGCTCCAGGCGATGCGCGAGATGATCGAGGGCATGTCGGAGGGAGAGGGCATGGACACCCCGCCCCTGGCCCCCGGTCACCTGAAGGAGGAGTTCACCACGAGGGTGGGCGCCAAGCCCTAGACCGGACCCGTACCCGGCTAGACCACGCAGACACAGACCACGCTGGAGCGTGAGCCCCGGATGCCATGGCCGGGGCTCACGTATGTCAGCGGTCGTTCAGGGTGGTCGTTCAGGGTGGTCGTTCAGAGGTGGTTGTTCGGGGCGGCTGGTCAGGGCGTGAGCAGCACCTTGATGGCGCCGTCGCGCTTCTTCTGGAAGATCTCGTAGCCGTGCGGGGCCTCCGCCAGCGGCAGGCGGTGCGTGGCCAGGTCCATGACGCCCAGCGGGTCACTGTCGTCGAGCACCAGCGGCAGCAGGTGCGGCATCCAGCGCCGCACGTGGGCCTGGCCCATGCGGAGGGTCACGCCCTTGTCGAACATCTTCAGCATGGGCATCGGATCGGCCATCCCGCCGTAGACGCCGACGACCGAGATCGTGCCGCCGCGCCGCACGGTGTCGATGGCCTGGTTGAGCGCGGCCAGCCGGTCCACGCCCGCGGTGCGCATCAGCGGCGCGGCCACCATGTCGGGCAGCAGGCCGGTGACCGCGTGGCCGAGCTTGGCGACGGGCGAGCCGTGCGCTTCCATGCCGACCGCGTCGATGACCGCGTCGGTGCCCCTGCCGCTCGTGAGGTCGCGCACCTTGTCGGGCACGTCGAGGTCGCGGGCGTCCAGCACCTCGACGCCGTGCCGCCTGGCCATCTCGAGGCGTTCGGCGACGCCGTCCACGCCGATCACGCGGTGGCCGCGGTGCTTGGCGATGCGGGCGCACATCTGCCCGATCGGGCCGAGCCCGAAGACCGTGACGCTGCCGCCCTCGGGCAGGTCGGCGTACTGCACGGCCTGCCACGCGGTCGGCAGGACGTCGGAC
This window of the Nonomuraea africana genome carries:
- the gndA gene encoding NADP-dependent phosphogluconate dehydrogenase, coding for MDLADIGVTGLATMGRNLARNFARHGYAVAVHNRSHSRTEALVKEFGGEGTFLPSEDLAAFVASLKRPRRAIIMVKAGAGTDAVIDQLADLMEPGDMIVDGGNAHFEDTRRREAALRERGIHFVGAGISGGEEGALLGPSIMPGGSRESYEALGPMLESIAAQVDGVPCATYVGPDGAGHFVKMVHNGIEYADMQLIAESYDLLRQALGATPAELAQIFREWNEGDLGSYLIEITAEVLDQVDADTGRPFVDVVVDQAEQKGTGRWTVQSALELGVPVTGIAEAVFARALSGHPVQRAAARGLEGPTLAGVAGKELVEDVRQALYASKIVAYAQGFDQMAAASKEYGWDVDLGAMATIWRGGCIIRARFLDRIRAAYDADPSLATLLADEGFAGALATAQEAWRRVVTTAVKIGVPTPGFSSALAYYDGLRRDRLPAALVQGLRDYFGAHTYHRVDREGAFHVDWSGDRAERTA
- a CDS encoding HAD family hydrolase — its product is MDYTAPPGPAFLFDLDGTLIDSVYQHVIAWRGALSGMGVDLSVWRIHRRIGMSGGLFVTALLRETGLSLTQTQIDDLQQAHAAAYLEQLDTVRPLPGAVELLRELTQRQVPWAIATSGYAQTARRALGMLKLPEDTPMVTRDLVRRAKPDPDLFLAGAALLGIDPRHAMVVGDSVWDLLAARRAGALGIGLQSGGYGRDELERSGAFRVYADPADMLNRLDELGVRLRE
- a CDS encoding NAD(P)H-binding protein, whose translation is MRVLIAGGHGKIALLLERRLAERGDQAVGLVRNPGHRADVEAAGGEAVVCDLERASAEEVAKLLDGADAVVFAAGAGPGSGAARKDTVDRAASVLLAEAAERAGVRRFVQISSMGAGAPPSPGSDEVWAAYITAKTAAEDDLRGRDLDWTIVRPGGLTDDSGGGGVLLAPPPVPRGTVARADVAAVVAALLDEPGTAGMTLELVEGDVPVERAVRAL
- a CDS encoding aldo/keto reductase, yielding MTEYRVLGRTGLKVSPLCLGAMMFGGWGEHSVEESTRIIERALDSGVNFIDTADVYSQGQSEEIVGQALAKSGRRDEVVLATKVHGVMGEGPNQRGNSRRWIFQAVEDSLRRLGTDWIDLYQIHRPDPATDIEETLGALTDLVRQGKVRYIGSSTFPAHQLVEAHWAAERRGLERFVCEQPPYSLLVRGIEADVLPVVEKYGMGAIVWSPLAGGWLSGRYRRGVEPPQSLRAARIPERYDLSLPANQRKLEVVEQLAVLAEEAGLTLIHLALAFTLRHPGVTSAIVGPRTMEHLEGQLGADEIRLSDDVLDRIDEIVPPGVTVNAGDSGWRPPALVEARLRRRP
- a CDS encoding MmcQ/YjbR family DNA-binding protein, translated to MVTVEDVRRLASTFPRSSEHLIRDRVKFRVGSIVYVAFSRDETIMGFGFPKEERAALVAAEPEKFLMPGESDLRFHWVQARMAALDEPEMRELVTEAWRMAVPKKVYAAYLETLR
- a CDS encoding NAD-dependent epimerase/dehydratase family protein, giving the protein MRVIVVGATGNVGTSVLQSLESESRVTSVVGIARRRPRWSPGSKTSWHTADVAEDDLTGVFEGADAVVHLAWLFQPTRDPVTTWRANVLGSMAVFRSVAQARVPALIHASSVGAYSPGPKDRPVDESWPTHGWPRAAYGREKAYVERVLDLFERDHPTIRVVRMRPAFIFKRESASEQRRLFGGPFVPGRLVRRMPLIPDIPGLRVQALHTSDAAQAYRLAVISDVSGAFNLAAEPVLGPAELADLFGARLVPLSPWLARTAVAAGWHARLIPSSPGLLEMALNLPVMDTTRARTVLGWQPQYGALQAMREMIEGMSEGEGMDTPPLAPGHLKEEFTTRVGAKP
- a CDS encoding zinc-dependent alcohol dehydrogenase, whose translation is MKALTWHGKRDVRVEEVPDPAIKEPTDAVIKVTTAAICGSDLHLYEVLGPFMSEGDILGHETIGVVEEVGAEVTQIRPGERVVIPFNISCGHCHLCRMELYAQCETTQVREHGTGAALFGYTKLYGQVPGGQAEYLRVPQAQFGPVTVPEGPPDERFLYLSDVLPTAWQAVQYADLPEGGSVTVFGLGPIGQMCARIAKHRGHRVIGVDGVAERLEMARRHGVEVLDARDLDVPDKVRDLTSGRGTDAVIDAVGMEAHGSPVAKLGHAVTGLLPDMVAAPLMRTAGVDRLAALNQAIDTVRRGGTISVVGVYGGMADPMPMLKMFDKGVTLRMGQAHVRRWMPHLLPLVLDDSDPLGVMDLATHRLPLAEAPHGYEIFQKKRDGAIKVLLTP